A portion of the Myripristis murdjan chromosome 13, fMyrMur1.1, whole genome shotgun sequence genome contains these proteins:
- the sae1 gene encoding SUMO-activating enzyme subunit 1 isoform X1, translating to MTDSQEIQATLRHYVKTRMTDTAAPSELDRAFYPKLKDIKNHIYLAKIKLRITKLDQDNFRQKLEDWKTDGACSFFRPYRNNNPTTISAADQSVQEGLIACVEMETAEPDPTQHESDVTEQPPSFPAPEESDEVVDSDVYEETLLFVHQEKWQQDVLKQHGNTICLIDATHKTTKYDLALFFISVQTNCGYIVVAVFIVQSEKACHIKEALKVLKEWNPGWDPKFWMCDFSDAECNALQSAFPNTQVYLCDFHREQAWTRWVRNSKHGLSREEGEQLLHLLRGITAAPPGDTEVDEHYQRHVGILKASSLWKKPQVRVWLESKWLSIPERWARAFRNSTYHAAVGTTNLVESQKKVLKYSYLKKAKGDKTISSILDVIINHYLPAHHQEYVFAQYNTSEEHRLYNEKGPKVSNENSPAEEAQEPDDRGEIYAEAIPRRRTNTHPEPAANESRKRAREALETLQAMICSCANGPALDTLTAGIEALTQSFKEFLDECPEGLPLLPHTCPHSHSGKQKGMETDPTPLPLAKSATRDRSDYTYRGGCGVKADAAREKPKTVKPAQGSSDGPEAKKAKIDPNETTMVKKTASFCSLKEALEVDWTSEKAKASLKRTPVDYFLLHVLLKFRTDKGRDPDPQSFAEDSQLLRQIRDDVLESLAVSGDLLSDDFVSYCFSEMSPVCAVVGGVLGQEVVKALSQRDAPHRNFFFFDGRKGNGVVDYFGPN from the exons ATGACAGACAGTCAGGAAATCCAAGCCACTCTGAGACACTACGTGAAGACAAGAATGACTGACACTGCTGCCCCAAGTGAACTGGACAGAGCCTTCTACCCTAAATTGAAGGACATCAAAAATCACATCTACCTTGCAAAGATCAAACTGAGAATCACAAAGCTTGACCAAGACAACTTTCGCCAAAAGCTGGAGGATTGGAAGACAGATGGCGCATGTTCTTTTTTCCGACCATACCGGAATAACAACCCTACCACAATATCAGCAGCAGACCAGTCTGTCCAAGAAGGTCTAATAGCATGTGTTGAGATGGAGACAGCTGAGCCTGACCCCACCCAACATGAGTCTGATGTAACAGAGCagcctccttccttccctgccCCTGAAGAATCTGATGAAGTTGTGGACAGTGACGTTTATGAGGAGACCCTCCTTTTTGTCCACCAGGAGAAGTGGCAGCAAGATGTTCTGAAGCAACATGGAAACACCATTTGTCTCATTGATGCCACCCACAAAACTACTAAATATGATCTGGCCCTTTTCTTTATCTCTGTGCAAACAAACTGTGGTTACATTGTGGTCGCTGTGTTCATTGTACAGTCTGAAAAAGCCTGCCACATCAAAGAAGCACTGAAAGTACTCAAGGAGTGGAACCCAGGTTGGGACCCCAAGTTCTGGATGTGTGATTTCAGCGATGCAGAATGCAATGCACTACAGAGTGCATTCCCCAATACCCAGGTGTATCTCTGTGATTTCCACAGAGAGCAAGCGTGGACAAGGTGGGTAAGAAACAGCAAACATGGACTGTCAAGAGAAGAAGGCGAGCAGCTGCTGCATTTGCTTCGTGGCATCACGGCTGCACCACCTGGAGATACAGAAGTGGATGAACACTACCAACGACATGTAGGAATCCTGAAGGCGTCATCATTGTGGAAGAAGCCTCAGGTGCGCGTGTGGTTGGAGTCGAAGTGGCTCAGCATTCCTGAAAGATGGGCCAGAGCCTTCAGGAACAGTACTTACCATGCAGCAGTGGGCACTACCAATCTGGTTGAGTCCCAAAAGAAAGTGCTAAAGTACAGTTACCTCAAGAAGGCAAAAGGAGATAAGACAATCAGCAGCATCTTGGATGTCATTATCAACCATTATCTCCCAGCTCATCACCAAGAATATGTCTTTGCGCAATACAACACAAGTGAAGAACACAGATTATACAATGAAAAAGGTCCTAAAGTTTCTAATGAGAACAGCCCAGCTGAAGAAGCACAGGAGCCAGATGACAGGGGGGAAATCTATGCAGAGGCTATACCAAGAAGGAGG acCAACACTCACCCTGAACCAGCAGCCAATGAAAGTAGGAAGAGGGCACGTGAAGCACTGGAAACCCTGCAAGCAATGATCTGCAGCTGTGCAAATGGCCCAGCACTGGATACTCTGACAGCAGGGATAGAGGCATTAACCCAATCCTTTAAAGAATTCCTTGATGAATGTCCTGAAGGGCTGCCACTGCTGccacacacctgtccacactcacacagtggCAAGCAAAAAGGCATGGAAACAGACCCAACACCTTTACCACTTGCAAAGTCAGCAACAAGAGACAGGAGTGATTACACTTACAGAGGCGGGTGTGGGGTGAAGGCCGATGCAGCAAG GGAGAAACCGAAGACAGTGAAACCGGCGCAGGGTTCCAGTGACGGGCCTGAGGCAAAGAAAGCCAAAATCGACCCCAATGAGACCACCATGGTCAAAAAG ACGGCCAGTTTCTGCTCGCTGAAGGAGGCTCTGGAGGTCGACTGGACGAGCGAGAAGGCCAAGGCGTCTCTGAAGCGCACACCGGTGGACTACTTCCTGCTGCACG ttCTGTTGAAGTTCCGCACAGACAAAGGCCGCGACCccgacccacaatcctttgcagaGGACAGTCAGCTCCTGAGGCAGATCCGCGACGACGTGCTGGAGTCGCTGGCGGTGAGCGGCGACCTGCTGAGCGACGACTTCGTCAG ttactgcttctctgagaTGTCGCCGGTGTGCGCTGTGGTGGGCGGAGTCCTGGGACAGGAAGTTGTCAAG